The following proteins are co-located in the Vanessa atalanta chromosome 11, ilVanAtal1.2, whole genome shotgun sequence genome:
- the LOC125067168 gene encoding protein RUFY3 isoform X3, protein MRSLTAVHGVDPLPDLGITSRIQGDDNPDADMAGAQDTIYLCNFRVSVDGEWLCLKELHDMEMQDSFTRQSDNGAVTSPDDPMHSLMARDPVVIERSNLVNISKLIVKELIEQSLRFGRMLDSDHLPLHHFFIVLEHVMRHGLKPKKGLLGPKKELWDILQMVEKYSPEAADITASIRDLPTVKTAMGRARAWLRLALMQKRLADYLRILLEHREETLEEYFEPHALMLNEEAVIITGLLVGLNVVDCNLCVKEEDLDSQQGVIDFSLYLRGSNSSNDLSGNGNGNNEPKQRHINTMLDQKNYIEELNRHLNATVANLQSKVESLTTTNALMKEDLAIAKNTMIQLVEENNQLKHALGQDITKDSRMKVMEMQAEEEEKRSVKSNTSDKFKNEKDSEIGKVLEEERKKNAELQKELDLQISLKAEMEVAMKLLEKDIHDKQDTIISLRRQLDDIKLINLEMYKKLQECEMELTQKGEMVSRLQGKAEQIGKILHNLEKYNHFLGPDHDLVKALKSPSNDNLGEKLEMLKAHSSHQKGTKSKDEGPPNKKLNLQEIPPFRKTNSTDKTVAHSGN, encoded by the exons ATGCGTTCTTTAACCGCGGTCCATGGGGTGGATCCCTTGCCTGATTTAGGCATAACATCTCGAATACAAGGTGACGATAATCCCGATGCCGACATGGCCGGAGCGCAGGACACAATTTACCTTTGCAATTTTCGCGTTTCTGTCGATGGAGAGTGGCTTTGTTTAAAAGAATTGCACGACATGGAAATGCAAGATTCCTTTACTCGACAATCTGATAACGGTGCCGTAACATCGCCGGACGATCCGATGCATTCTTTAATGG CTCGAGACCCCGTAGTGATAGAACGCAGCAATCTCGTGAACATCTCGAAACTAATCGTTAAGGAGTTGATTGAGCAATCTCTTCGTTTTGGCCGGATGCTAGACAGTGACCACTTGCCGTTACATCATTTCTTCATTGTTCTCGAACATGTCATGCGTCATGGACTTAAACCCAAGAAG GGTCTTCTTGGTCCGAAAAAGGAATTATGGGATATACTTCAGATGGTTGAGAAGTATTCACCGGAGGCTGCTGACATAACAGCCAGTATCAGGGATTTGCCGACTGTCAA gaCTGCCATGGGACGCGCACGGGCTTGGCTTCGATTAGCACTAATGCAAAAGAGACTCGCAGACTACCTCAGAATTTTATTAGAGCATCGTGAAGAAACtcttgaagaatattttgaaccGCATGCATTAATGTTAAACGAGGAAGCTGTTATTATTACTGGATTGTTAGTGGGCCTCAATGTTGTTGACTGCAATTTGTGTGTGAAG GAGGAAGACTTGGATAGCCAACAAGGCGTGATCGATTTCTCGTTATATCTCCGTGGCAGTAATTCCTCAAACGATCTGTCCGGCAACGGTAATGGTAATAATGAACCGAAACAACGTCACATCAACACAATGTTGGACCAGAAGAACTACATCGAAGAGTTGAATAGACACCTCAA TGCCACGGTCGCGAACCTTCAATCGAAAGTGGAAAGTTTGACCACAACAAACGCCCTAATGAAGGAAGACTTGGCGATCGCCAAGAACACAATGATTCAACTGGTCGAAGAAAACAATCAACTTAAACATGCTCTAG GTCAGGACATTACCAAAGATAGCAGGATGAAAGTGATGGAGATGCAAGCTGAGGAGGAG GAGAAGAGAAGTGTCAAGAGTAACACTTCCGATAAATTTAAGAATGAGAAGGATTCGGAAATTGGTAAGGTACTGGAGGAGGAAAGGAAGAAGAATGCTGAGCTACAAAAAGAACTTGATTTGCAG atATCGTTGAAAGCGGAAATGGAAGTTGCTATGAAGCTGCTCGAAAAAGATATCCACGACAAGCAAGACACTATTATATCACTGAGGCGTCAGTTGGACGATATTAAACTGATCAACCTGGAAATGTACAAAAAGTTGCAG GAATGCGAGATGGAACTGACGCAGAAAGGCGAAATGGTCTCCAGGCTCCAAGGGAAAGCTGAGCAAATTGGCAAAATTCTTCACAACCTCGAAAAATATAACCACTTCCTAGGACCGGACCATGACTTAGTCAAAGCTTTAAAGTCACCCTCTAATGATAATTTAGGAGAGAAATTAGAAATGCTTAAAGCACATAGTAGCCACCAAAAGGGTACAAAGTCGAAAGACGAAGGTCCACCGAATAAAAAGTTGAACTTGCAGGAAATACCACCGTTCCGTAAAACTAACAGCACCGACAAAACCGTAGCGCACTCGGGAAATTGA
- the LOC125067168 gene encoding RUN and FYVE domain-containing protein 2 isoform X1: MRSLTAVHGVDPLPDLGITSRIQGDDNPDADMAGAQDTIYLCNFRVSVDGEWLCLKELHDMEMQDSFTRQSDNGAVTSPDDPMHSLMARDPVVIERSNLVNISKLIVKELIEQSLRFGRMLDSDHLPLHHFFIVLEHVMRHGLKPKKGLLGPKKELWDILQMVEKYSPEAADITASIRDLPTVKTAMGRARAWLRLALMQKRLADYLRILLEHREETLEEYFEPHALMLNEEAVIITGLLVGLNVVDCNLCVKEEDLDSQQGVIDFSLYLRGSNSSNDLSGNGNGNNEPKQRHINTMLDQKNYIEELNRHLNATVANLQSKVESLTTTNALMKEDLAIAKNTMIQLVEENNQLKHALGQDITKDSRMKVMEMQAEEEEKRSVKSNTSDKFKNEKDSEIGKVLEEERKKNAELQKELDLQISLKAEMEVAMKLLEKDIHDKQDTIISLRRQLDDIKLINLEMYKKLQECESSLKHKTELIAKLEAKTESMGSTIHQLDEKLQEDKSARKNLEESSRCLGQKTAAAETRAVAAESDLRIEREWRVSLQESMMRDRDKISILTQEVESLKAIGQKYMALQEEQHQLKIQYNEAQKTLEEVGATLSENKLQLAELLEKEARTSDDTPNWTSDKDAVACAACAKEFTIARRKHHCRRCGHIFCGACSEKTVALAGNTKPVRVCDACFTEVRLT, translated from the exons ATGCGTTCTTTAACCGCGGTCCATGGGGTGGATCCCTTGCCTGATTTAGGCATAACATCTCGAATACAAGGTGACGATAATCCCGATGCCGACATGGCCGGAGCGCAGGACACAATTTACCTTTGCAATTTTCGCGTTTCTGTCGATGGAGAGTGGCTTTGTTTAAAAGAATTGCACGACATGGAAATGCAAGATTCCTTTACTCGACAATCTGATAACGGTGCCGTAACATCGCCGGACGATCCGATGCATTCTTTAATGG CTCGAGACCCCGTAGTGATAGAACGCAGCAATCTCGTGAACATCTCGAAACTAATCGTTAAGGAGTTGATTGAGCAATCTCTTCGTTTTGGCCGGATGCTAGACAGTGACCACTTGCCGTTACATCATTTCTTCATTGTTCTCGAACATGTCATGCGTCATGGACTTAAACCCAAGAAG GGTCTTCTTGGTCCGAAAAAGGAATTATGGGATATACTTCAGATGGTTGAGAAGTATTCACCGGAGGCTGCTGACATAACAGCCAGTATCAGGGATTTGCCGACTGTCAA gaCTGCCATGGGACGCGCACGGGCTTGGCTTCGATTAGCACTAATGCAAAAGAGACTCGCAGACTACCTCAGAATTTTATTAGAGCATCGTGAAGAAACtcttgaagaatattttgaaccGCATGCATTAATGTTAAACGAGGAAGCTGTTATTATTACTGGATTGTTAGTGGGCCTCAATGTTGTTGACTGCAATTTGTGTGTGAAG GAGGAAGACTTGGATAGCCAACAAGGCGTGATCGATTTCTCGTTATATCTCCGTGGCAGTAATTCCTCAAACGATCTGTCCGGCAACGGTAATGGTAATAATGAACCGAAACAACGTCACATCAACACAATGTTGGACCAGAAGAACTACATCGAAGAGTTGAATAGACACCTCAA TGCCACGGTCGCGAACCTTCAATCGAAAGTGGAAAGTTTGACCACAACAAACGCCCTAATGAAGGAAGACTTGGCGATCGCCAAGAACACAATGATTCAACTGGTCGAAGAAAACAATCAACTTAAACATGCTCTAG GTCAGGACATTACCAAAGATAGCAGGATGAAAGTGATGGAGATGCAAGCTGAGGAGGAG GAGAAGAGAAGTGTCAAGAGTAACACTTCCGATAAATTTAAGAATGAGAAGGATTCGGAAATTGGTAAGGTACTGGAGGAGGAAAGGAAGAAGAATGCTGAGCTACAAAAAGAACTTGATTTGCAG atATCGTTGAAAGCGGAAATGGAAGTTGCTATGAAGCTGCTCGAAAAAGATATCCACGACAAGCAAGACACTATTATATCACTGAGGCGTCAGTTGGACGATATTAAACTGATCAACCTGGAAATGTACAAAAAGTTGCAG GAATGTGAAAGTTCCTTGAAACATAAAACAGAGCTAATTGCCAAATTGGAAGCAAAGACTGAGTCAATGGGCAGCACGATACATCAGCTCGATGAGAA ATTACAGGAAGATAAGTCAGCTCGAAAGAATTTAGAAGAAAGTTCAAGATGTCTGGGGCAGAAAACAGCTGCCGCAGAAACTCGGGCCGTAGCTGCGGAGAGCGATCTTAGGATAGAACGGGAATGGAGGGTATCTTTACAG GAATCAATGATGCGGGATCGAGACAAAATATCAATTCTGACTCAAGAAGTGGAGTCTCTAAAAGCAATCGGacag AAATATATGGCATTACAAGAAGAACAGCACCAACTCAAAATCCAATACAATGAAGCTCAAAAAACCTTAGAAGAAGTTGGAGCGACACTTAGCGAAAATAAATTGCAGCTCGCAGAGTTGTTAGAGAAAGAAGCTAGAACGTCAGATGATACTCCAAACTGGACGAGCGATAAAGATGCGGTAGCCTGTGCTGCTTGTGCTAAAGAATTTACTATCGCGAGACGAAAG CACCATTGCCGAAGATGTGGTCACATATTCTGCGGAGCGTGCAGTGAAAAAACAGTCGCTTTAGCTGGCAACACCAAACCTGTTCGTGTGTGTGACGCCTGTTTCACAGAAGTTAGACTAACGTAA
- the LOC125067168 gene encoding RUN and FYVE domain-containing protein 2 isoform X2: MASSKDKHSEVSPATSTTSVRSQILERSPSVSSNREDKWPELLLSRPEKSYFYSTKSRDPVVIERSNLVNISKLIVKELIEQSLRFGRMLDSDHLPLHHFFIVLEHVMRHGLKPKKGLLGPKKELWDILQMVEKYSPEAADITASIRDLPTVKTAMGRARAWLRLALMQKRLADYLRILLEHREETLEEYFEPHALMLNEEAVIITGLLVGLNVVDCNLCVKEEDLDSQQGVIDFSLYLRGSNSSNDLSGNGNGNNEPKQRHINTMLDQKNYIEELNRHLNATVANLQSKVESLTTTNALMKEDLAIAKNTMIQLVEENNQLKHALGQDITKDSRMKVMEMQAEEEEKRSVKSNTSDKFKNEKDSEIGKVLEEERKKNAELQKELDLQISLKAEMEVAMKLLEKDIHDKQDTIISLRRQLDDIKLINLEMYKKLQECESSLKHKTELIAKLEAKTESMGSTIHQLDEKLQEDKSARKNLEESSRCLGQKTAAAETRAVAAESDLRIEREWRVSLQESMMRDRDKISILTQEVESLKAIGQKYMALQEEQHQLKIQYNEAQKTLEEVGATLSENKLQLAELLEKEARTSDDTPNWTSDKDAVACAACAKEFTIARRKHHCRRCGHIFCGACSEKTVALAGNTKPVRVCDACFTEVRLT; encoded by the exons CTCGAGACCCCGTAGTGATAGAACGCAGCAATCTCGTGAACATCTCGAAACTAATCGTTAAGGAGTTGATTGAGCAATCTCTTCGTTTTGGCCGGATGCTAGACAGTGACCACTTGCCGTTACATCATTTCTTCATTGTTCTCGAACATGTCATGCGTCATGGACTTAAACCCAAGAAG GGTCTTCTTGGTCCGAAAAAGGAATTATGGGATATACTTCAGATGGTTGAGAAGTATTCACCGGAGGCTGCTGACATAACAGCCAGTATCAGGGATTTGCCGACTGTCAA gaCTGCCATGGGACGCGCACGGGCTTGGCTTCGATTAGCACTAATGCAAAAGAGACTCGCAGACTACCTCAGAATTTTATTAGAGCATCGTGAAGAAACtcttgaagaatattttgaaccGCATGCATTAATGTTAAACGAGGAAGCTGTTATTATTACTGGATTGTTAGTGGGCCTCAATGTTGTTGACTGCAATTTGTGTGTGAAG GAGGAAGACTTGGATAGCCAACAAGGCGTGATCGATTTCTCGTTATATCTCCGTGGCAGTAATTCCTCAAACGATCTGTCCGGCAACGGTAATGGTAATAATGAACCGAAACAACGTCACATCAACACAATGTTGGACCAGAAGAACTACATCGAAGAGTTGAATAGACACCTCAA TGCCACGGTCGCGAACCTTCAATCGAAAGTGGAAAGTTTGACCACAACAAACGCCCTAATGAAGGAAGACTTGGCGATCGCCAAGAACACAATGATTCAACTGGTCGAAGAAAACAATCAACTTAAACATGCTCTAG GTCAGGACATTACCAAAGATAGCAGGATGAAAGTGATGGAGATGCAAGCTGAGGAGGAG GAGAAGAGAAGTGTCAAGAGTAACACTTCCGATAAATTTAAGAATGAGAAGGATTCGGAAATTGGTAAGGTACTGGAGGAGGAAAGGAAGAAGAATGCTGAGCTACAAAAAGAACTTGATTTGCAG atATCGTTGAAAGCGGAAATGGAAGTTGCTATGAAGCTGCTCGAAAAAGATATCCACGACAAGCAAGACACTATTATATCACTGAGGCGTCAGTTGGACGATATTAAACTGATCAACCTGGAAATGTACAAAAAGTTGCAG GAATGTGAAAGTTCCTTGAAACATAAAACAGAGCTAATTGCCAAATTGGAAGCAAAGACTGAGTCAATGGGCAGCACGATACATCAGCTCGATGAGAA ATTACAGGAAGATAAGTCAGCTCGAAAGAATTTAGAAGAAAGTTCAAGATGTCTGGGGCAGAAAACAGCTGCCGCAGAAACTCGGGCCGTAGCTGCGGAGAGCGATCTTAGGATAGAACGGGAATGGAGGGTATCTTTACAG GAATCAATGATGCGGGATCGAGACAAAATATCAATTCTGACTCAAGAAGTGGAGTCTCTAAAAGCAATCGGacag AAATATATGGCATTACAAGAAGAACAGCACCAACTCAAAATCCAATACAATGAAGCTCAAAAAACCTTAGAAGAAGTTGGAGCGACACTTAGCGAAAATAAATTGCAGCTCGCAGAGTTGTTAGAGAAAGAAGCTAGAACGTCAGATGATACTCCAAACTGGACGAGCGATAAAGATGCGGTAGCCTGTGCTGCTTGTGCTAAAGAATTTACTATCGCGAGACGAAAG CACCATTGCCGAAGATGTGGTCACATATTCTGCGGAGCGTGCAGTGAAAAAACAGTCGCTTTAGCTGGCAACACCAAACCTGTTCGTGTGTGTGACGCCTGTTTCACAGAAGTTAGACTAACGTAA